From the genome of Platichthys flesus chromosome 10, fPlaFle2.1, whole genome shotgun sequence:
cacacacacacacacacacacacacacacacacacacacacacacacacacacacacacaattagccAATTCATCTCCATAATAGATTACTGACTCCCAGTGGTGTGTTTATGCAACAGATAAATCGTCTGCTTTGGCGTCTGCTGTTGTTAGACCGAGTGAAAACAAAGATTCGACTAAAAGCATTTTTCAGACTGTTGTGATGAAGCTGGCATGGAGTTGTAGGGTGATCAGTTCAAGCCGACTGTTGGCGTCGTTCTGCCCCCGCTCGGAAAAAATAACCATGGAAGTTTAGTCCGTTTTTCTTGGAAGcatttttttatcagatttttaTCGGAAGTATTTTTGCCCTTTATGGAAGAAGACTTTTCTGGCCCGACTCTTAACCTTGAGCTGGTTTGTTCCATTTCCTACTTGTCCTCTGGAGCTGCTGAGAGCATGACAGccctcccctcttcctgccCTCTTGCCCATCATCCATTGGACTCTGGCAGTCCATCACCGCAACGTTTGTTTTCACAGATAATTGTTCCATCAGGGGTACGCCGGATTTTCGGGGGGTTGACCAAATCCTGGCAACGGCTCAAGTTCAAGGCCCAACATGGAGTGCAAAACGTTTCAAACATTGCCTTGGaggcagcagagaaaacaagcaGAAGAAGGTTCCAGCAAAGACTTTTACAGGGTGATGTAAGCGGGTGGGGGGGTTCCACTGTGGCTGGAGAGATAGCCTTCTTCCCATCTGCCAGCGGACGGCCTGTCCTCCCATGAGCTATCTGAAGAATTTGGTCAGTCAGTGCAACATGGCGCCTTCTCAATCCCTCCAGCTGGCTGTTTGGGCCCTGTTTAGGGTGGTCTCCTGACAACTGGCCCCCAGTCACCTCCCTGCACCCCGCTGTGATAGACCGACAACACGCAGCAGCCTCTCCGCTCACAGCTGCTCCGGCTGCAGCAGGCGTCATGTTCGCATTAACATAGGATTGTCATATTAACGTTTACAGGATTGGATTTTAATGTTTATGTCTACACAGATAGCATTTTCCAAGGCTGGCAGTGCTCGCCGCTACAGGGAGATGTTGGCTCCCGCGgcacatttttcatttccctGCTCTCCAGAGACGTCGTCAGGCCAACAGTCGGATAGACTGCCTTGTATGTAACTGAGCTCATGTGGTAGCTGTTTGGAGATTTCCAGAGTGTGATGCAAGGCCGCTGCGCATAACTTTCCCTGGACATTGCAATGTCCCCAACAACATCTGGAGCTGATTGTGACCCCAAATCATCAGGCCCTCTGCCTGGGATTCAGCTGGCACAGGAggccggaggagagagagagagtgtataGCTGCTTGTTTCCTGTGGCTGGATTTGTGAATGAAGCGGGAGGGGATGGCGTCAGACCCTAAACACTGTAGCGAGTGTATTCAATGGAGGGTGATTGCATTTTAAGCAAGTAGATGGCTTCACTTGGATCATTTCCTTGCATAAACATGCATTTGAAATAGGACCCTTGTAATTGAATTTCCTTGTGCATAATGAACCCTTGATTTCATACAGTGCATAAAGTATAAGGACTTTTGTTTGATCCCTGATTGCATAATAAGGAGCAGATTTTTCTGACTTCTTGTACACAACAGAAGGCCCCTGAAATATACGGAGGCCTCTCAGTCTCAGTCCTCTCAGAcatattattgattatttaacttttttgtcTCGCAAACATGACATATTGTCAGCAACGGGATGTCTTACCTCGCCTTGTCTGCAGCGAACTGAGTCAACAGTGTGTGAGGACAATCGTGGCGAGGGACAGCTTTGACAGAACAGATGTATAAAAGGTGCCATTGTTCCCTAGAATCGCCCAAAAAGTAGAGAGGAAATAGattcaggaggaaaaaaagtcaaaaagaaaaccCCGGCAGTGTGGGACCCTGTTCTGTTTGGATTGGGAGGTTCAGGAACCGGCAGGAATGCGGAGAGCCCAAGTGAGCAACAGAGAAATATTTCTTCCAGTGGAGGCTGTTTTTTAAAGGAATGGGTTATTATAGTTGGCCAGTTAAACCCCTTCAAATAGCCATGACATCATGGCTGGGCCTGGTGCTGCAGGGGACAAACAAAGGAGGGTCTGTACCCGGAGAACCCTAGAGAGCTGTGTGCGTTTCGGGGGGACTCGGAGGGAGGCAGAACGAGGGGGTTAGAAGTCACATCTGGTCTCTTTACCTGACCCAATCAAACCCTGAGAGGGAATCAACTGTGCCAAACTGCACCGAGAATCATCCAACACAAGGCTGCACTCAGCTAGAAACTAAAAAACGAGACACGAAAGGTACAGAAGTGGCGGGctagtttttccctttttttgatTCTTATTCAAACATACAGTTAACCTGGCCTTCACACAGTGGAAttgtttctttgtatttctCTGACTCCTGGTTGAAATGCTGTGAGTTACATTGACGGTTGTATCTAATATGAAGTGACACCTCATTCGTATCAGATGAATCATCTAACAGCAGCCTCTCTTCAATGATCTTCTGCttagtgtctcctcctccctcccataGAGTGGCAAATATTTGCGAGGAGCCCAGTCTGCTCCGCTAATTCACCAATGGTTAACCCGAACAGTCGATATGCGTCACTATAGCCGTCGATTAGGTTTCTCTCATTATATTTTCTCTAAGCCCCGTCTTAGCCCCGCTGCATGATGTCAGCCAATGACATAAACTGCACAGCTGTCTCCTGGAACTGCACGGGCTTATGAAAACTGATCATGTTACTTCCAAACGCTAGCAGCATTTGGGAAGCGCACCCCGCTCGGAGGAGCCGGACCATAAATGCCAAATTTACTAACACAGCGCCGAGAGCACTTTGCCGGTGCTGTTTGGTGTCGGCTCGCTGCGTTAAGATCTGTGACGGTGACAGAGTTAAGCGAAAAGTTAAAGCAGGCTTTAAAAGTAGCCACAGTCTGGCATTGATCTTGCCCTATAATGCATGTACAGTCGAGTAATTTAAGAAACATGTAGCcaataaaatattttactcTTAAGTTGCTTCAGATACTAATAAAAGTATTCCAGATTTATCATACAACTATaattttgactttttgtttctttttccgaACCTTGAGAGGCGGTTGACAGCTCAGCATAAAACTGAGACTTCAGTCAAGGCTGGAAGTCGACCTTGACCTTGAATTGTGATTATTTTGTCAAACTTTGTAAGTTTGATATCTGGTCTGCAAGATGCTTAAAAAATACCAACAGGTTTTCCCTGCAGTCTCTAACTGACTGCAGATGTTTGGTGTCATCACTTCAAACAACACTTTGTACAACTTTACTCAGGTCATATTTTCTAACATCACTCTTCTGTTGTTTAAAGGCTGTTTCTGCAAAAGGTCGAGTCTTTTCCTGCAAGATTAGTTTTTAAGTAAATAACAAAAGAGCTTAAaccttgtttcttttctccgttgGTGTGTTAACAGACGACTCCGGCTCTGATAAAACCAgaccaggaggagctgatggagcgGAGTCTGAGTTGGGCGCCGATGGCATGTTGGACAAATTTGGTAAGAGCTCTGCTTGCTTGGCATGCTGTCAATGCTGCCGTGGTAAATTAATGGACTGTAATAGtggttttgtatgttttattttactttctacaAACCCATGTACTTTCACAGCTCATTGCAAACTgtggctgctgttgtttttttttatgttttgcagCAATGGAGTCATTTGAATCATTGACGGATGTGAAAATCTGTCAAAGACAAGCTTACATTATTGTCATTGGGCAGTTAAAATGCAGAATATTTGAAAAATCGGCATAGTTTTATTCTGCCATGTTATTAAAGcttttacaaatattaaaagcATCGATGTTCACTGGGATAGACCGAGACAACTATTCAAATCTGAAGCCATAAGCCGTGGGGCGGCTGTGTAGAGACACTAACCAGAACGTCTGTGGTTTGCTACCCGCCTCCTCCAGccagatttatttttcaggaaaataaacttacaaaaacaataaaataagtgaatgtctcctcttctttttaagTGCGTCCTCGCTTCACTCAGCCTgccaagatgaggaagagggtgaTAGCGCGTCCTGTGGGCAGCTCAGTGAGACTCAAGTGCACGGCCAGCGGGAACCCTCGCCCGGACATCGTGTGGCTGAAGGACGACCGGCCGCTGACGGAGCAGGAGGTCGGCGAGGGCCGTCAGAAGAAGTGGACTCTGAGTCTGAGGAGCTTGACGCCCGAACAAAGCGGCAGATACACCTGCAGGGTCTCCAATCGGGCCGGGGAAATCAACGCCACGTATAAAGTTGAAGTCATACGTGAGTATACCAAACAAGATCACCTGGAAATACTAGGGTTTACACATGAATGATGTAAAGCAGGTGAATCTTAAGTGATacctgctgtttgcatggatcATTTTTATGCTCTTTTGTAGAGGAAATTAAAACAGTGTAATCGCTTCAATAGTTGGTCTGATTTTCATAGAGGAAGAGATGTAACCTTTAAGAAAAGTCGTCTCTCTGATCTACCTACCCCTGACGTCTGATTGTGATCAGCAGGTCTTACTCGTAGACTCGCAACATGATGAATGTGCTCGTGTAATCATGTATATGAGAAGCATATTGAGGAAGCCGGCTCGAGATTCAGGGCTTGTGCCCCGATGTTTGcacaggggagagggagaaagagaaggggagagaggcTGTTCAACTTAGGGACCCTCCACCCAATCTGGAGCCGATTAAAGCCCAGCTGTCTGCCAgaccctcagcccccccccccccccccctccctcccatgAGAAATGTGTGCTGTACAACCAGGAGCAAATAAAGAGAGGAAACTAATCACACATACTTCTTGTGTTACATGTGGtattcctccctctctgtcaatTATGAGTTCTAAGCTCGAGGCTAATAACGGTACAGACAACTAAGACCTCTTCTATCCTCTTAGACCTCGTCTGTCCCTGATGCCATGTCAGAAgatgcctgtttgtgtgtgtgcgtgtgtgtgtgtgctgacggTTTTCGTTGTGTGGGTCTCCGCAGAAAGGACAAACTCCAAGCCTGTTTTGACGGGCACCCACCCGGTCAACACGACCGTAGACTACGGCGGCACCACGTCCTTCCAGTGCAAAGTGCGGAGCGACGTCAAGCCGGTCATTCAGTGGCTCAAGCGCGTGGAGTCTAATGAGGAAAGCAGCTACAACACCACCATTGAGGTGGGGGACCACCGATTCGTGGTGCTGCCCACGGGGGAGGTGTGGTCAAGGCCCGACGGCTCCTACCTCAACAAGCTGCTCATTACCCGCGCCAAGGAGGAGGACGCTGGCATGTACATCTGCTTAGGCGCCAACACCATGGGCTACAGCTTCCGCAGCGCCTTCCTCACCGTGCTGCCAGGTGAGGCTCAGTGAATGTGTGCTCACAGTGtgccacacacatgcagcgCAACCAATGAGCAGCCTGCAAAAGGATCTGTGTACATTTAATGTGGTGGTTTATTTTAATATCAACATAACACAATCACATCAGAGGAGTGTAGAACTGAAATGAACGAGAGAGGACGTGACTCATGTCAGCAAAGAGAACAACAAAGAACACTAACATCTTCTGTCATTTCTTAATAATCATACTGTGATATagttttttacaaaataaaatcctaTAAATAAAGATCCATTCCAACTGTCCCTCAAATTACTTTGTATCCTCCTTTTTCTTGACTGAGGCCATTGTTAGTTGATTGTTGTTAGTCCATGAAATCAGGCAGACTTATGGGACTGATGTTAAAGATCTCATATCTTGTTGCTCGTGCCTTTGCAGTAAAAAACAACCTATGCTAACTAACTAATGTATGAGTTGTGAACTTGTGTTGATCCTTTTTTGGCTTTCTtctttcacagacacaaagcctCCCATCACGCCTGTGTTCTCGCCGGCCTCCAGCTCCCTACCCTGGCCCGTGATCATCGGCATACCCGCCGGAGTAGTGTTCATCTTTGGCACAGTGCTGCTGTGGTTCTGTCAGAGCAGAAAACACTGTCCCTCCCCTCCGGGCGCTCCAGCTGCAGCCACGCAGGTGCTGCAGAGCTCCCACCGGCTGCCGTACAGAGAGCGTGACCGGGGGGGCGTGGCTCCGTCCTCCAACCCGGAGAAAGACTGCATGAGCTCCACCAACTACGAGGAGTACctggcacagcagcagctcctcctcagtcAGGGGGGACCGACACTCCCGCCCAAAATCTACCCCAAAATCTACACGGAcattcacacgcacactcactccCATGTGGATGGGAAAGTACACCAGcatcaacacattcattttcagtGTTAGCCTCGGTGCCAAATCCTCCCCACTAACTGTTCTCAGAGGGAGACAGTTGTGTCATTCACCTGGCATCACTCGAATCCAAATCATAAACGGACTCCTTATCGCCGGACATTGTTGGgagagcgtgcatgtgtgtgaaaaacAGTGGCCAGTGACACACCTGGCATTTGTGCCTCCAAACTTCCACATTtggtgctttttttaaattgttttttacctTCAGATTCTCACACCACTAAAAAAATCCATTAATCCTTGTTGTGCACTTAgtagaaataaaagaacaagGAAATGTTTAGCGTGTGAGTTGAAGTGCGGCTGAAAGCTCCTCCTCAGCAGTTCAATTTCATTCTCCTCCGTGTGGCTGAGGATGGAGGTTCTATCCCGGGGCGCAGCGGCTCTGTGCGTTGTGACTGGTGACGAAGATGAGAAATGGTACTCGGAGATTTACGGAAG
Proteins encoded in this window:
- the LOC133962487 gene encoding fibroblast growth factor receptor-like 1; this encodes MQLSLHSMDVLKIVLFIFEAVLLTDCARGPPRVSAKVAHRQSARLGSAIKLPCPVEGDPPPLIMWTKDGRNIHSGWIRFRILRMGLKIKEVEADDTGTYICKATNGFGSVNINYTLIVIDDSGSDKTRPGGADGAESELGADGMLDKFVRPRFTQPAKMRKRVIARPVGSSVRLKCTASGNPRPDIVWLKDDRPLTEQEVGEGRQKKWTLSLRSLTPEQSGRYTCRVSNRAGEINATYKVEVIQRTNSKPVLTGTHPVNTTVDYGGTTSFQCKVRSDVKPVIQWLKRVESNEESSYNTTIEVGDHRFVVLPTGEVWSRPDGSYLNKLLITRAKEEDAGMYICLGANTMGYSFRSAFLTVLPDTKPPITPVFSPASSSLPWPVIIGIPAGVVFIFGTVLLWFCQSRKHCPSPPGAPAAATQVLQSSHRLPYRERDRGGVAPSSNPEKDCMSSTNYEEYLAQQQLLLSQGGPTLPPKIYPKIYTDIHTHTHSHVDGKVHQHQHIHFQC